A region of Arabidopsis thaliana chromosome 5, partial sequence DNA encodes the following proteins:
- a CDS encoding C2H2-type zinc finger family protein (C2H2-type zinc finger family protein; FUNCTIONS IN: sequence-specific DNA binding transcription factor activity, zinc ion binding, nucleic acid binding; INVOLVED IN: regulation of transcription; LOCATED IN: intracellular; EXPRESSED IN: 10 plant structures; EXPRESSED DURING: 4 anthesis, petal differentiation and expansion stage; CONTAINS InterPro DOMAIN/s: Zinc finger, C2H2-like (InterPro:IPR015880), Zinc finger, C2H2-type (InterPro:IPR007087); BEST Arabidopsis thaliana protein match is: C2H2-type zinc finger family protein (TAIR:AT5G04390.1); Has 1636 Blast hits to 1504 proteins in 104 species: Archae - 0; Bacteria - 0; Metazoa - 699; Fungi - 0; Plants - 911; Viruses - 0; Other Eukaryotes - 26 (source: NCBI BLink).) — protein MTSVLEESGDHARLVLLIKGKRTKRQRSASPLMMNAAAVSSVCSGERSSVEVREEEAAGEVEFQGATDEDEDMANCLILLSQGHQAKSSDDHLSMQRMGFFSNKKPVASLGLGLDGVYQCKTCDKSFHSFQALGGHRASHKKPKLGASVFKCVEKKTASASTVETVEAGAVGSFLSLQVTSSDGSKKPEKTHECSICKAEFSSGQALGGHMRRHRGLTINANATSAIKTAISSSSHHHHEESIRPKNFLQLDLNLPAPEDERCCEKPKFAFASKDQILLFTAASNSLIDCHH, from the coding sequence ATGACAAGTGTTCTTGAGGAGAGTGGAGACCACGCGCGTCTTGTTCTCCTCATCAAGGGCAAACGCACCAAACGTCAGCGTTCTGCGTCTCCTCTTATGATGAACGCTGCTGCAGTATCCAGCGTTTGTAGCGGTGAACGATCATCAGTGGAggtaagagaagaagaagctgctggTGAAGTAGAATTCCAAGGAGCTACCGATGAAGACGAAGATATGGCGAATTGTCTGATCTTGTTGTCGCAAGGACATCAAGCAAAGAGCAGCGACGATCATTTGTCGATGCAGAGAATGGGTTTCTTTAGCAACAAGAAACCGGTGGCTTCTCTAGGGTTAGGGCTAGACGGTGTTTACCAGTGCAAAACGTGTGATAAAAGCTTCCATTCGTTCCAAGCGCTAGGAGGGCACAGGGCTAGTCACAAGAAGCCAAAACTTGGAGCTAGCGTTTTCAAATGCGTCGAGAAGAAAACGGCGTCTGCGTCTACGGTTGAAACAGTGGAAGCTGGAGCCGTAGGAAGCTTTCTTTCCCTACAAGTGACTAGTAGTGATGGTAGCAAGAAACCGGAGAAAACACATGAATGTTCAATCTGCAAGGCCGAGTTTTCTTCAGGACAAGCCTTAGGAGGACATATGAGGAGACATAGAGGTTTAACAATAAACGCAAACGCTACTTCAGCAATCAAAACAGCGATATCATCATCAAGTCATCATCACCATGAAGAATCTATACGGCCAAAGAACTTTCTCCAGTTAGATCTGAATCTTCCAGCACCCGAAGATGAACGATGCTGCGAGAAACCGAAATTCGCGTTTGCATCCAAAGATcagattcttctcttcacgGCCGCGTCAAATTCTTTGATTGATTGTCATCACTAA